The Christiangramia flava JLT2011 region TTATTTTCAAAAAGAACCTGATAAAAATCCTGAAATTCTAACTCCTTTTTTATCTTCAGCATAAATCCTGACAATGCGATTTTAGAAACCTGCTTTCTGTTAAAGCTTTTAACAAATGTACTATATTTACGCTGAATTGAAATTGAATGAATAAGGAAATTACCGACATTCTCATTATCGGCGCCGGGCCTTCGGGAACTATTGCGGCGGGATATCTGGAGAAAAAAGAAGTATCGGTTCTGGTGGTGGAAAAAGAGCAATTCCCGCGATTTACCATTGGCGAAAGTCTCATTCCCAGGGTAATGGACAACCTGGCGGAAGCCGGCTTACTGGATACCGTAAAAAAGCAACAATATCAGAAAAAATTCGGTGCGCGATTTATTCGCGGTTCCGAAGAAGCCTGGTTCGATTTTAGTAAAAAATACGGAAAGGGCTGGGACTGGACCTGGCAGGTACCGCGAGATCATTTTGATCACACCCTGGCGTTAGCAATCGAAGAACGTGAAGTCCCGATCTGGTATCAGGCGGAAGTTCTGCAAGTTCATAGAACTGAAGAGGGCTGGGAAGTTCTCATCCATCATAACGGAATTCAAAAAACTGTTTTTTGCCGGTTCATTATCGATGCCAGCGGAAATGGCCGGGTCCTGGCCAGGCAGTTGGAACTGGAAGCCCCGGCAAAGATCGAGGACCACTCTTCTGTTTTTACTCAAATTTCAGAAGTTTCAAGGCCCGCGGGTCCTGAAGGAGAACAGATCAGCTTTGAGATCCTTAACCAACGAACCTGGTTCTGGTATATACCTTTTTCAAACGGGAATTCCAGTTTGGGTTTCGTGGCTCCAAACCAATGGTTTGAGCAGTTTAGTAAAAATACTTCGGAAGCTTTCCAGGAAATGCTAGAACAAACTGCGTACTATAAAGGCAGATTTGACCAGGACCCAATTATATTTGAACCTATCAAGATCCAGAATATCTCGAAAAACGTGAGCAGCCTTTGTGGAAAAGGTTTTGCACTCACCGGCAATAGCGCCGAATTCCTGGACCCGGTTTTTTCCTCGGGTGTGGCATTTGCTACGGAATCTGGCTTACTGGCGGCCAAACTGGCCTTTCGGGAACTTCAGGGTGAGGTCGTGAACTGGGAAACCGAATATTCGGAATACATCAGAAGCGGCGTGAAGGTTTTTTCAACCTATGTGAAAGCCTGGTATGATGGGCGATTGCAACGAATCTTCTTTTCGAAATATCAAAATGAGCAGATCAAAGAACAGATCTGCGCGGTTCTGGCAGGATACGTTTGGGACAAATCCAATCCATTCGTCCGGAACCACGAAAGATTGGTCAATAATGTGGCACTTTTAGCCGAATCGTAAATTTTTCTGAAAAAATTTCAATTTCTAAAAAACTGCCAGTAAGTGATTTAATGAAATACTTTCTGAAAATAGGAAAAAAGGTTTGGAAGGTTTATAAGTAAAAGTTACATTTGCATCCGCAAAAAACATTGCGACGTTCATTAAAATTGGAGAGGTGGCAGAGTGGTAATGCAGCAGCCTGCTAAGCTGTCATCCTTTTTGGATGCCCGGGTTCGAATCCCGGTCTCTCCGCAGAGATTTTTAGTCTGTGGTTTTTTATTCTCTTTTTCTTCGGAAAAAATTGGGATAGATTTCCGCCGCTTCCCGGCTGCTTGGAAAAGTGATTTG contains the following coding sequences:
- a CDS encoding NAD(P)/FAD-dependent oxidoreductase, translated to MNKEITDILIIGAGPSGTIAAGYLEKKEVSVLVVEKEQFPRFTIGESLIPRVMDNLAEAGLLDTVKKQQYQKKFGARFIRGSEEAWFDFSKKYGKGWDWTWQVPRDHFDHTLALAIEEREVPIWYQAEVLQVHRTEEGWEVLIHHNGIQKTVFCRFIIDASGNGRVLARQLELEAPAKIEDHSSVFTQISEVSRPAGPEGEQISFEILNQRTWFWYIPFSNGNSSLGFVAPNQWFEQFSKNTSEAFQEMLEQTAYYKGRFDQDPIIFEPIKIQNISKNVSSLCGKGFALTGNSAEFLDPVFSSGVAFATESGLLAAKLAFRELQGEVVNWETEYSEYIRSGVKVFSTYVKAWYDGRLQRIFFSKYQNEQIKEQICAVLAGYVWDKSNPFVRNHERLVNNVALLAES